In Spirosoma sp. KUDC1026, the sequence TGGGAGAGTTATTTAAGAAAGGTAGTACGTCCGGTCCCGATGCGACCGTCCAGACGTTCTACCTTTTTCCGTTTCGGGTGCTCTATCGCCCCCACCCGACCGACGCCCTCTCCGGCGAGGTCCCTCTCCCCGCAATTGTCATCACGGTCTCAAAACGGAACTTCAAACGGGCCGTTGACCGCAACCTCGTTCGGCGTCGCATTCGCGAAGCGTATCGCCTGAATAAGCACTTGTTACCAGCCGACAAAGTACCACCGGCTAACATTGCCTTTTTATATACCGCCAAGCAGATAATTTCGTTTGAAGAGATAGAAAAAGGCATGAAATTAGCCTTAAGAAAACTCTAAGCCCGGCTACGCTCATGCGCTTCCCCAAACGAATTTCGCTCTTGGCTTCTGCTGCTCTCGTAGCAGGCGGCATTGGCTTCTTTTCTTTCAAAACCGACGATCGCTTTTTCGAGATCGCCCGGAACCTGGACATCTACGCGACGCTCTTCAAAGAGCTAAACCAGTATTACGTCGACGAGGTCAATCCGAACCGGATGGTGAAGACCAGTATCGACGCTATGCTGAAAGCCCTCGATCCGTATACCAACTTCTACGCCGAAGACGATATTGAGGATTACATGACCATGACCACCGGCCGCTACAACGGCATTGGGGCACTCGTTGGTCAGCGGCAGGGCAAGAGTATCGTCCTGATGATTTACGAAGGTACGCCAGCCGAAAAATCAGGCCTGCAGATCGGCGATGAGATTCTGAAAATTGACGGTGTCGATATCAAAACCCGCAAGGAGCGTGACGGCAGTATTGATACAGGCAAGCTGCTGAAAGGCCAGAACGGTACGGCCGTTAAGCTGACCGTTAAGCGCTTTGGGCAGCCCTCGCCCGTCGACCTCAGCGTTAGCCGCGACGTAGTGAAAATGACCAATGTACCGTACTACGGCATGGTATCGGACGATGTTGGCTACATTGACCTGAAAGATTTTACAGCTACAGCCTCCCGCGAGGTACGCACGGCGTTCCAGGACCTGAAGGGCAAGGGCATGAAAAAGCTGATCCTTGACGTCCGCGAAAATCCAGGCGGGCTCCTGAACATGGCCATCGACATCTCGAACACCTTTATTCCCAAGGATTCGGAAGTCGTCACGACCAAAGGCAAAGTGACGGAATGGAACAAGACCTACACGGCCTTGAACGCTCCGCTGGACCTGGAAATTCCGATTGTTGTCCTGACGAACAGCCGGAGCGCGTCGGCCGCCGAGATCGTCTCAGGTGTAATTCAGGACTATGACCGGGGTGTGCTGGTTGGTCAGCGGACATACGGTAAAGGGCTGGTGCAGGCGACTCGTGAGCTGTCGTTCAATACGAAACTTAAGATCACGACCGCCAAGTATTATATACCCAGCGGCCGTTGTATTCAGGCCATCGATTACAGCCACCGGAATCCCGACGGCAGCGTAGGCAAGATTCCGGATTCATTGAAAACGGCATTCAAAACCAAGGCGGGACGTGTCGTGTACGACGGGGGTGGTGTACTGCCCGACGTGGTGGTCGATGCACAAACGCCAACGCCGATCGCCCTCAGCCTGACTAACAAAGGGTTGATTTTCGATTATGCCGTCAAATACCACCACGATCACCCGACGATCAAACCCGCCCGCGAATTTCACCTGACCGACGCGGAATACGCTGACTTTGTGAAGTGGACGGCCGATAAGGAATACGATTACACCACGCAGGTTGAGAAGGACCTGGGCACGCTGGAAGCGTCGGCCAAGAAAGAAAAATACTTCGATCAGATTCAGGATCAACTAAAAGCCCTGAAAACGAAAGTGTCGCACAGCAAAGACGCCGACATGATGACGTTCAAGCCGGAACTACGTGGCCTGCTGGAACAGGAAATTGCGGGTCACTACTATCTGCAAAAAGGGATTAAAGAAGCTTCATTTGCGACCGATCCCGAAATGAAAGCCGCCCTCGACCTCTTCAAAGACATGGGCCGGTATAGTACGATTTTGAAGAAGAAATAATTTTAAAAGGAGGAAAGGGAGGAGAGGAGGATGGAGGAAAGGAATTTTACGAATCAGTGTTTTTACCTTTCCTCCTTCCTCCCCCTCCTCCTTTCCTCCTCCCCTTTATGCTCCTCCTCTCCCTCGATACGTCAACGGCTGCCTGCTCGGTGGCGCTGCATCAGAACGGTACGCTTTTGGGTTGCTACGAACTGTTTACCGAGCGCACGTCGGCGGCTATGCTCACGACGCTGATTGACGACGTAGTGAAACAGGCTGGTTTTGAGTTGAGTATGGTCGACGCGGTTGCCGTCGCTAAGGGACCGGGTTCGTATACGGGGTTACGCATTGGCGTCTCGACGGCCAAAGGACTTTGCTTTGCGCTCGACAAACCCATGCTGGCGGTCAACACGCTGGCAGCCATGGCCGCTCAGGTACAGGCGTTTTACCCAGTTGACTACGTATTATGCCCCATGATCGACGCCC encodes:
- the rnpA gene encoding ribonuclease P protein component, with amino-acid sequence MRQTFTKSERLCSKKVLGELFKKGSTSGPDATVQTFYLFPFRVLYRPHPTDALSGEVPLPAIVITVSKRNFKRAVDRNLVRRRIREAYRLNKHLLPADKVPPANIAFLYTAKQIISFEEIEKGMKLALRKL
- a CDS encoding S41 family peptidase: MRFPKRISLLASAALVAGGIGFFSFKTDDRFFEIARNLDIYATLFKELNQYYVDEVNPNRMVKTSIDAMLKALDPYTNFYAEDDIEDYMTMTTGRYNGIGALVGQRQGKSIVLMIYEGTPAEKSGLQIGDEILKIDGVDIKTRKERDGSIDTGKLLKGQNGTAVKLTVKRFGQPSPVDLSVSRDVVKMTNVPYYGMVSDDVGYIDLKDFTATASREVRTAFQDLKGKGMKKLILDVRENPGGLLNMAIDISNTFIPKDSEVVTTKGKVTEWNKTYTALNAPLDLEIPIVVLTNSRSASAAEIVSGVIQDYDRGVLVGQRTYGKGLVQATRELSFNTKLKITTAKYYIPSGRCIQAIDYSHRNPDGSVGKIPDSLKTAFKTKAGRVVYDGGGVLPDVVVDAQTPTPIALSLTNKGLIFDYAVKYHHDHPTIKPAREFHLTDAEYADFVKWTADKEYDYTTQVEKDLGTLEASAKKEKYFDQIQDQLKALKTKVSHSKDADMMTFKPELRGLLEQEIAGHYYLQKGIKEASFATDPEMKAALDLFKDMGRYSTILKKK
- the tsaB gene encoding tRNA (adenosine(37)-N6)-threonylcarbamoyltransferase complex dimerization subunit type 1 TsaB — protein: MLLLSLDTSTAACSVALHQNGTLLGCYELFTERTSAAMLTTLIDDVVKQAGFELSMVDAVAVAKGPGSYTGLRIGVSTAKGLCFALDKPMLAVNTLAAMAAQVQAFYPVDYVLCPMIDARRMEVYCAFYGVDGQEIRTTSAEIIDEQSFSEQLAQGPVVFFGDGAAKCQSVLGSNSNAIFLDKLIVPSARTIGALATPLFAQGQFENVATFEPFYLKEFMTTVPKKPLAV